In Pseudomonadota bacterium, the DNA window GTGCACCGTACGGTTACCGTAGAGCTTGTGGTAGAGAGCTGCACCCCCATCTCTGTCAGGATCTCAAGGAACACCCCGAATGAACTCGGATCGATCCCCTCCACCGTAACCTCGCCGCCTGTGATCACCCCCGCCAACAGGTAGGTGCCGGCTTCGATCCGATCGCCGATTAGGTGCGTCGTGGCACCGCCAAGCTCGCTCCGTCCATTAATCTCAACAACAGATCCACCAGCGCCCTGAATATCGGCACCCATGCCGTTTAGAAACTCTGCTAGCGCTACGATCTCGGGCTCCCTTGCACAGCCCTTAATAATCGTACGCCCGGGGGTAAGGCTGGCCGCCATAATCAGTTGATGAGTTGCGCCGACCGAGGGGAATCTGAGATCGATCTCAGCGGGACGGAGCCCTTTTAGTGCAGTTGCATAAACCACACCGTGTTTAAGTGAGATCTCGGCCCCCATCTTTGTTAGCCCCTCAAGGTGCAGATCTACCGGTCGAGCCCCGATTAGATCGCCTCCCGGAAGTGCGACCCGCGCCGCGCGTCCACGCGCCAGTAACGGCGCCAGGATCCAGAACGATGCTCGTAGCGCCTTGACCAGGCTATAACTCGCCTCTGTTGCAAGTAATTTCGGGGTCCTAACCCTTACCTCATCACCATCGTAGTGCACCTCCGCTCCGAACTGCTCCAGGAGATGAAGAACCAGGCTCGTATCGGTCAGGTTGGGTACGTTGGTTAGGGTACACTCCTCCCCGGTTAGCAGGGTTGAGATTAAAAGGGGTAGGCCAGCATTTTTAGCTCCACCCGCCCGCACCGTTCCCCGTAAGGCAATCCCGCCAACTATTTCAAAAAACTCAGACATCGTCCCCGTTCGCCCCTAAGAAACTACCGGCCCAAAGCTATTTCAGATCGGGCAGTGAGAACAATAGCAACAAACTGCTCAGTTATCCGAATTACTATAAAATTATCTCCTGAGGTGGTGATACGCACCTAGTCTCAGGGGCTTACTAACTTAAGGAGATACGTTATGCCAGTTGAATTTAATCCTACAACAGACCTACCCTATAAATCTGCCATAGCGGTAGGAGAGAAATTAGGTAAATCCCAAAATACTCTTATGGCCGCATATAACATCGACGAGGGGAATGTAGCTGATGTCAAGAAGTTGGCTAAGGACCTAAACATGGATGCTCCGAAGACGGAATGGGTAGAAAATCCTATTAAGGGTCTGCCAATGATCGAAAAACTACTAAACAACCCCCTACGCGGGCTTCAATTGGTGGCGGAGCAACGATATCAGCACGGCTCTCAGGTGCTAAACATGTTCTCTGGCCTACTAGATAAGATCGATCAGTTAAAGCAGCGCCTGATCAGCAAGTTCTCAAACTAAGTTGAGTGCGGGGTGCTCGTAATATAACGAGCACCCCGCATCCACGCTGGCTCTACGGTGCATCGAAGAAGTTATTGTTAGGAACCTGAATCCGTCCCTGCGAGCCGTTATTGCGACCAGGGCCCCTTTGATTTGATGCTCCACCCGTTACCATTGAGAGGTTCGTTATCGCCCCTGCGGAGCGGTCGGCCTGATCACCGGTCAGCCCGGTGCCACCCCGAACAAGGGAGAGGATAAACATAAGGAGTCCACCTTGCCCAGCAGCCTGCCCACCACCGAATGGTCCACCGCCACCGTATCCACCGCCACCGTATCCACCTGAACCGTAATCATCATTACCACCGCCGAAGCCCCCTCCAGCATACCCATCACCAGATCCCCGTTGATCCCTACCATGAGGGCTCCAACCCCAGGCGCCATCGCTGCCTCCTAAATCAGCACCAAACTCATTATCGGCGAGAGCGGGGGCTGGCGCTGCTACTGAAAGGAGGCCGAATATAACTGCGAGAAGAAATGAAGTTATGCGTCTTGTTTTCATATTGAGGTACCTTCACCATACACGCAGCTGAGCTAAATAAAGCTCACGACATCTCTCTGATGCCCTCTGCTGCGTTACCTTGGTAAAAAATTTAGAAAACCTCTGGGTGGCCGGTTTAATAACCGCACCCGAAATGCACGCCGGATTACACTATCTGGAACATAAAGGGTCGTTTTCGATCCGTTACAAAGAGGGTCGGATTGCTACCAACACCATCACCACCCGAACCGATTGAGTCATAGATATCTCCGATCTCAAGATTGCC includes these proteins:
- the murA gene encoding UDP-N-acetylglucosamine 1-carboxyvinyltransferase, translated to MSEFFEIVGGIALRGTVRAGGAKNAGLPLLISTLLTGEECTLTNVPNLTDTSLVLHLLEQFGAEVHYDGDEVRVRTPKLLATEASYSLVKALRASFWILAPLLARGRAARVALPGGDLIGARPVDLHLEGLTKMGAEISLKHGVVYATALKGLRPAEIDLRFPSVGATHQLIMAASLTPGRTIIKGCAREPEIVALAEFLNGMGADIQGAGGSVVEINGRSELGGATTHLIGDRIEAGTYLLAGVITGGEVTVEGIDPSSFGVFLEILTEMGVQLSTTSSTVTVRCTAPLKAVNVKTGPFPELATDLQPLLMAALTVAEGTSTIEETIYEGRFGHASELARMGAQIKIVDRTVVIEGVSKLTGAPVDGLDIRAAAALVLAALAADGRSEIHELHHLRRGYEHVERKMGALGAKLLARISDPEDFIFAGC